The following proteins are encoded in a genomic region of Nicotiana sylvestris chromosome 4, ASM39365v2, whole genome shotgun sequence:
- the LOC104220731 gene encoding uracil-DNA glycosylase, mitochondrial isoform X4 — translation MASSSSKTLMDLFKQPAAKRLKRVSSPSSADNSFSSSLSGEDGGNKDPKNTMLTSEQKSRMEFNKSLAKAKMNLKLCSDKISKLNANGDGVGYVKLEELLVEETWLEALPGEFQKPYAKHLCRFVEKEISGGVPIYPPQHLIFNALNTTSFDRVKAVIIGQDPYHGPGQAMGLSFSVPRGVKVPSSLVNIYKELKQDLGCSIPLHGNLEQWALQFVRSKATSCYQYVKRRFLGEPRGEANQKYPEVIVGGESLKRRTLCNSGRTPSR, via the exons ATGGCGTCTTCCTCTTCCAAAACCCTAATGGATCTATTCAAGCAACCTGCAGCAAAGCGGCTAAAACGGGTCTCCTCGCCATCTTCCGCTGACAACTCCTTCTCATCTTCATTGTCGGGTGAAGACGGCGGCAACAAAGACCCCAAAAATACAATGCTCACGTCCGAGCAAAAGTCGAGAATGGAGTTCAATAAATCGCTTGCAAAGGCCAAAATGAACCTCAAACTATGCTCTGATAAAATCTCCAAGTTAAACGCAAATG GTGATGGCGTAGGATATGTGAAGTTAGAGGAACTGTTGGTTGAGGAGACATGGTTGGAAGCACTGCCAGGGGAATTTCAGAAGCCCTATGCAAAACACTTGTGCAGATTTGTTGAAAAGGAAATTAGTGGTGGTGTCCCAATTTACCCCCCACAGCATCTGATTTTTAATGCTCTTAATACTACTTCATTCGACAGGGTAAAGGCTGTCATCATTGGACAG GATCCGTATCATGGGCCAGGTCAGGCAATGGGCCTCTCTTTCTCGGTGCCTAGAGGTGTGAAAGTCCCTTCAAGTCTGGTGAACATATATAAAGAACTTAAGCAAGATTTGGGTTGTTCAATACCACTCCATGGAAATTTGGAACAATGGGCTTTACAG TTTGTTCGGTCAAAAGCAACGAGTTGTTACCAGTATGTTAAAAGGCGTTTTCTGGGCGAGCCCCGGGGCGAGGCAAACCAAAAATACCCCGAGGTGATTGTGGGGGGCGAAAGTCTCAAGAGGCGTACGCTTTGCAATTCGGGGCGTACGCCCTCGCGTTGA
- the LOC104220731 gene encoding uracil-DNA glycosylase, mitochondrial isoform X1 has protein sequence MASSSSKTLMDLFKQPAAKRLKRVSSPSSADNSFSSSLSGEDGGNKDPKNTMLTSEQKSRMEFNKSLAKAKMNLKLCSDKISKLNANGTEKASLVYQLLGDGVGYVKLEELLVEETWLEALPGEFQKPYAKHLCRFVEKEISGGVPIYPPQHLIFNALNTTSFDRVKAVIIGQDPYHGPGQAMGLSFSVPRGVKVPSSLVNIYKELKQDLGCSIPLHGNLEQWALQGVLLLNAVLTVRHHQANSHANKGWEQFTDAVIKTISQKKEGVVFILWGNYAQAKVRLVDETRHHVLKSAHPSGLSANRGFFGCRHFSQTNQLLEKMGIPPIEWQL, from the exons ATGGCGTCTTCCTCTTCCAAAACCCTAATGGATCTATTCAAGCAACCTGCAGCAAAGCGGCTAAAACGGGTCTCCTCGCCATCTTCCGCTGACAACTCCTTCTCATCTTCATTGTCGGGTGAAGACGGCGGCAACAAAGACCCCAAAAATACAATGCTCACGTCCGAGCAAAAGTCGAGAATGGAGTTCAATAAATCGCTTGCAAAGGCCAAAATGAACCTCAAACTATGCTCTGATAAAATCTCCAAGTTAAACGCAAATG GCACTGAAAAGGCATCTCTTGTGTACCAACTGTTAGGTGATGGCGTAGGATATGTGAAGTTAGAGGAACTGTTGGTTGAGGAGACATGGTTGGAAGCACTGCCAGGGGAATTTCAGAAGCCCTATGCAAAACACTTGTGCAGATTTGTTGAAAAGGAAATTAGTGGTGGTGTCCCAATTTACCCCCCACAGCATCTGATTTTTAATGCTCTTAATACTACTTCATTCGACAGGGTAAAGGCTGTCATCATTGGACAG GATCCGTATCATGGGCCAGGTCAGGCAATGGGCCTCTCTTTCTCGGTGCCTAGAGGTGTGAAAGTCCCTTCAAGTCTGGTGAACATATATAAAGAACTTAAGCAAGATTTGGGTTGTTCAATACCACTCCATGGAAATTTGGAACAATGGGCTTTACAG GGTGTTCTGCTTCTTAATGCTGTTCTTACAG TTAGGCATCACCAGGCAAATTCTCATGCAAATAAAGGCTGGGAGCAATTTACAGATGCTGTCATCAAAACAATTTCTCAAAAGAAAGAAGGAGTTGTTTTCATTCTGTGGGGAAACTATGCCCAAGCAAAAGTCAG GTTAGTTGATGAAACAAGGCATCATGTTCTCAAATCAGCACACCCTTCTGGTTTGTCTGCAAACAGAGGCTTCTTTGGATGTCG GCATTTTTCACAGACAAACCAACTTTTGGAGAAGATGGGAATACCTCCCATTGAATGGCAACTATAA
- the LOC104220731 gene encoding uracil-DNA glycosylase, mitochondrial isoform X2, translating into MASSSSKTLMDLFKQPAAKRLKRVSSPSSADNSFSSSLSGEDGGNKDPKNTMLTSEQKSRMEFNKSLAKAKMNLKLCSDKISKLNANGDGVGYVKLEELLVEETWLEALPGEFQKPYAKHLCRFVEKEISGGVPIYPPQHLIFNALNTTSFDRVKAVIIGQDPYHGPGQAMGLSFSVPRGVKVPSSLVNIYKELKQDLGCSIPLHGNLEQWALQGVLLLNAVLTVRHHQANSHANKGWEQFTDAVIKTISQKKEGVVFILWGNYAQAKVRLVDETRHHVLKSAHPSGLSANRGFFGCRHFSQTNQLLEKMGIPPIEWQL; encoded by the exons ATGGCGTCTTCCTCTTCCAAAACCCTAATGGATCTATTCAAGCAACCTGCAGCAAAGCGGCTAAAACGGGTCTCCTCGCCATCTTCCGCTGACAACTCCTTCTCATCTTCATTGTCGGGTGAAGACGGCGGCAACAAAGACCCCAAAAATACAATGCTCACGTCCGAGCAAAAGTCGAGAATGGAGTTCAATAAATCGCTTGCAAAGGCCAAAATGAACCTCAAACTATGCTCTGATAAAATCTCCAAGTTAAACGCAAATG GTGATGGCGTAGGATATGTGAAGTTAGAGGAACTGTTGGTTGAGGAGACATGGTTGGAAGCACTGCCAGGGGAATTTCAGAAGCCCTATGCAAAACACTTGTGCAGATTTGTTGAAAAGGAAATTAGTGGTGGTGTCCCAATTTACCCCCCACAGCATCTGATTTTTAATGCTCTTAATACTACTTCATTCGACAGGGTAAAGGCTGTCATCATTGGACAG GATCCGTATCATGGGCCAGGTCAGGCAATGGGCCTCTCTTTCTCGGTGCCTAGAGGTGTGAAAGTCCCTTCAAGTCTGGTGAACATATATAAAGAACTTAAGCAAGATTTGGGTTGTTCAATACCACTCCATGGAAATTTGGAACAATGGGCTTTACAG GGTGTTCTGCTTCTTAATGCTGTTCTTACAG TTAGGCATCACCAGGCAAATTCTCATGCAAATAAAGGCTGGGAGCAATTTACAGATGCTGTCATCAAAACAATTTCTCAAAAGAAAGAAGGAGTTGTTTTCATTCTGTGGGGAAACTATGCCCAAGCAAAAGTCAG GTTAGTTGATGAAACAAGGCATCATGTTCTCAAATCAGCACACCCTTCTGGTTTGTCTGCAAACAGAGGCTTCTTTGGATGTCG GCATTTTTCACAGACAAACCAACTTTTGGAGAAGATGGGAATACCTCCCATTGAATGGCAACTATAA
- the LOC104220731 gene encoding uracil-DNA glycosylase, mitochondrial isoform X3: MASSSSKTLMDLFKQPAAKRLKRVSSPSSADNSFSSSLSGEDGGNKDPKNTMLTSEQKSRMEFNKSLAKAKMNLKLCSDKISKLNANGTEKASLVYQLLGDGVGYVKLEELLVEETWLEALPGEFQKPYAKHLCRFVEKEISGGVPIYPPQHLIFNALNTTSFDRVKAVIIGQDPYHGPGQAMGLSFSVPRGVKVPSSLVNIYKELKQDLGCSIPLHGNLEQWALQFVRSKATSCYQYVKRRFLGEPRGEANQKYPEVIVGGESLKRRTLCNSGRTPSR, encoded by the exons ATGGCGTCTTCCTCTTCCAAAACCCTAATGGATCTATTCAAGCAACCTGCAGCAAAGCGGCTAAAACGGGTCTCCTCGCCATCTTCCGCTGACAACTCCTTCTCATCTTCATTGTCGGGTGAAGACGGCGGCAACAAAGACCCCAAAAATACAATGCTCACGTCCGAGCAAAAGTCGAGAATGGAGTTCAATAAATCGCTTGCAAAGGCCAAAATGAACCTCAAACTATGCTCTGATAAAATCTCCAAGTTAAACGCAAATG GCACTGAAAAGGCATCTCTTGTGTACCAACTGTTAGGTGATGGCGTAGGATATGTGAAGTTAGAGGAACTGTTGGTTGAGGAGACATGGTTGGAAGCACTGCCAGGGGAATTTCAGAAGCCCTATGCAAAACACTTGTGCAGATTTGTTGAAAAGGAAATTAGTGGTGGTGTCCCAATTTACCCCCCACAGCATCTGATTTTTAATGCTCTTAATACTACTTCATTCGACAGGGTAAAGGCTGTCATCATTGGACAG GATCCGTATCATGGGCCAGGTCAGGCAATGGGCCTCTCTTTCTCGGTGCCTAGAGGTGTGAAAGTCCCTTCAAGTCTGGTGAACATATATAAAGAACTTAAGCAAGATTTGGGTTGTTCAATACCACTCCATGGAAATTTGGAACAATGGGCTTTACAG TTTGTTCGGTCAAAAGCAACGAGTTGTTACCAGTATGTTAAAAGGCGTTTTCTGGGCGAGCCCCGGGGCGAGGCAAACCAAAAATACCCCGAGGTGATTGTGGGGGGCGAAAGTCTCAAGAGGCGTACGCTTTGCAATTCGGGGCGTACGCCCTCGCGTTGA